From the genome of Spinacia oleracea cultivar Varoflay chromosome 2, BTI_SOV_V1, whole genome shotgun sequence, one region includes:
- the LOC110803915 gene encoding uncharacterized protein has product MARRGRPSSSRVGLRRIDAALDALTEMGFSPELIRRSVNALLKAYGGEEGWKFIEEGYYKELIDFILGEQEVPRDQEEPRDFPDEDNHGGGEDEPSEAGPSSEASEPLCSSQITLSATPVIDSPLANPLPLVPLASPVPLLDNVQSMIPMSNEINRPNDILIGQEEKIAGFSSIYTFPSPPGFEHIVKERITARKRKPCFGWMGPEDDEDFVFLTPSPVWGRTTGEKQRKRKSRWDVGPVVPYDVV; this is encoded by the exons ATGGCTAGAAGGGGAAGACCTAGCAGCAGCAGG GTGGGTCTGAGACGTATTGACGCTGCCTTAGATGCTTTGACTGAAATGGGCTTCTCCCCTGAATTAATTCGCAGGAGTGTTAATGCATTGCTCAAA GCGTATGGTGGTGAAGAAGGATGGAAATTTATTGAGGAAGGCTACTACAAGGAACTGATCGATTTCATACTGGGGGAGCAGGAAGTTCCCCGTGACCAAGAGGAACCAAGG GATTTTCCAGACGAAGATAATCATGGAGGTGGGGAGGATGAGCCATCAGAGGCTGGACCATCTAGTGAAGCTAGTGAGCCTTTATGCTCTAGCCAAATTACTCTGTCGGCAACTCCTGTAATTGATTCTCCTTTGGCAAACCCGTTACCTCTTGTTCCTTTGGCTAGCCCTGTACCTCTTCTAG ACAATGTACAAAGCATGATCCCTATGTCAAATGAAATTAATCGGCCTAATGATATACTCATAGGCCAGGAGGAAAAGATTGCTGGTTTCAGCTCAATTTATACGTTTCCGAGTCCACCAGGATTTGAACATATTGTTAAGGAAAGGATTACAGCCCGTAAACGCAAACCTtgctttggttggatgggtCCTGAGGATGATGaagattttgtgtttttgaCGCCTTCACCTGTTTGGGGTAGGACGACTGGAGAGAAGCAGAGGAAGCGGAAATCTAGGTGGGATGTTGGGCCTGTTGTCCCTTATGATGTTGTATGA